The following proteins are co-located in the Motilibacter rhizosphaerae genome:
- a CDS encoding ABC transporter permease subunit, translating into MLELGLRALLLRTRTLALALLPLVMAVVCVVLAFAVSQDKLADVYPDLGANLLVALVVALVALVLGVNAFDDERDGGTFPLLAATSTPRWRIVGARVVAAWIATVLVALPAVVGCGVLGSRAGFSAGEVWGSLLAMLVLTSGAYCALFVLLSLLTQRALLIGLGYVVVWETSFAAFVKSLRNLSIGAYGRRLVGAVWDPDQIPFKVPSVGVTGAVVVLVAVIAVGTGLAMRRLPHVDVNQSGGG; encoded by the coding sequence ATGCTCGAGCTGGGCCTGCGCGCCCTGCTGCTCCGCACCCGGACGCTCGCGCTCGCGCTGCTGCCCCTCGTCATGGCGGTGGTCTGCGTCGTCCTCGCCTTCGCGGTCTCGCAGGACAAGCTGGCCGACGTCTACCCCGACCTCGGCGCGAACCTCCTCGTCGCCCTCGTGGTCGCGCTGGTCGCGCTGGTCCTCGGGGTCAACGCCTTCGACGACGAGCGCGACGGCGGGACGTTCCCGCTGCTGGCGGCGACGTCCACGCCGCGCTGGCGGATCGTCGGCGCCCGGGTGGTGGCGGCGTGGATCGCGACCGTGCTCGTCGCCCTCCCCGCCGTCGTCGGCTGCGGGGTGCTCGGCTCGCGCGCCGGCTTCAGCGCCGGGGAGGTCTGGGGGAGCCTGCTCGCGATGCTCGTGCTGACCTCGGGCGCCTACTGCGCGCTGTTCGTGCTGCTCTCGCTGCTGACCCAGCGCGCGCTGCTCATCGGCCTCGGGTACGTCGTCGTCTGGGAGACGTCGTTCGCGGCGTTCGTGAAGTCGCTGCGCAACCTCTCCATCGGCGCGTACGGCCGCCGGCTGGTGGGCGCGGTCTGGGACCCCGACCAGATCCCGTTCAAGGTCCCGTCGGTGGGCGTGACCGGCGCGGTGGTCGTGCTGGTCGCGGTGATCGCCGTCGGGACGGGGCTCGCGATGCGCCGGCTGCCGCACGTCGACGTCAACCAGTCGGGCGGGGGCTGA
- a CDS encoding ABC transporter permease has protein sequence MTSTSPEAVIHDVRYSRWEGEPRPRWTAVVALARSSALRSLGIRRSAGAKVWPFILVAAAYAPAVVVVGVPLILRTTSTSPTGLLSYYSMLGIIGTTLLLAYTASTIPNMLTRERRDRVLSLYFSTALSPAEYLVAKVLAALSLLLLVTAGPLLLEFLGAVLTAAHPVSYVQHHVLDVPRVLLGALLLVLFHGLAALALGSLTPKRTFALAGYVAFILVPAVLGGVLFGITGSRDCLALILVRVPIWLARPVLHGTDGGDLAPSSPALWIAWLLVVGVSSTVLVLRYRKGAGA, from the coding sequence ATGACGAGCACCAGCCCCGAAGCGGTCATCCACGACGTCCGCTACAGCCGCTGGGAGGGCGAGCCGCGGCCGCGGTGGACCGCGGTCGTCGCGCTCGCGCGCTCCTCGGCCCTGCGCTCGCTGGGGATCCGGCGCAGCGCGGGGGCGAAGGTGTGGCCGTTCATCCTCGTGGCGGCGGCGTACGCGCCGGCCGTCGTCGTCGTCGGCGTCCCGCTGATCCTGCGGACGACGTCGACGAGCCCGACGGGCCTGCTCTCGTACTACTCGATGCTCGGCATCATCGGGACCACGCTGCTGCTCGCCTACACCGCCAGCACCATCCCGAACATGCTCACCCGGGAGCGGCGCGACCGCGTGCTGTCGCTCTACTTCTCCACCGCGCTCTCGCCGGCGGAGTACCTCGTCGCCAAGGTGCTGGCAGCCCTGTCGCTGCTGCTGCTGGTGACCGCGGGCCCGCTGCTGCTCGAGTTCCTCGGGGCCGTGCTGACGGCGGCGCACCCGGTGTCCTACGTCCAGCACCACGTCCTCGACGTGCCGCGCGTCCTGCTCGGCGCGCTGCTGCTGGTGCTCTTCCACGGGCTCGCGGCGCTGGCGCTCGGTTCCCTCACCCCGAAGCGCACCTTCGCGCTCGCCGGCTACGTCGCCTTCATCCTCGTCCCCGCCGTGCTCGGCGGCGTCCTCTTCGGCATCACCGGGTCCCGCGACTGCCTCGCGCTGATCCTCGTGCGGGTCCCGATCTGGCTGGCCCGGCCGGTGCTGCACGGCACTGACGGGGGTGACCTCGCGCCCTCCTCGCCGGCGCTGTGGATCGCGTGGCTGCTCGTCGTTGGCGTCAGCAGCACCGTGCTCGTGCTGCGCTACCGGAAGGGGGCCGGGGCGTGA
- a CDS encoding acyl-CoA carboxylase epsilon subunit, with translation MSELSEVSAASPVEVVRGTAEPEEVAALVAVLVARSAAAPAAAAERHARPSGWSDRSRALRRPLHPGPGAWQSALR, from the coding sequence GTGAGCGAGCTCTCGGAGGTCTCCGCGGCCTCCCCCGTCGAAGTCGTCCGCGGCACGGCCGAGCCCGAGGAGGTGGCGGCGCTCGTCGCCGTCCTCGTCGCGCGCAGCGCGGCGGCACCCGCGGCCGCGGCCGAGCGCCACGCCCGGCCCTCGGGCTGGAGCGACCGCTCGCGCGCGCTGCGCCGCCCGCTGCACCCCGGCCCCGGCGCGTGGCAGTCCGCGCTCCGCTGA
- a CDS encoding Maf family protein has translation MAVPPLVLASASPARLQTLRSAGLDPEVLVSGVDETQVTGPPPELALELARRKARAVAALRPDALVVGCDSVLELDGRALGKPRDADDARARWREMRGRSGVLHTGHCAVLGGRELARGAATTVHFAQVSDEEVEAYVATGEPLAVAGAFTVDGLGGAFVTGVEGDPHNVVGISLPLLRVLLGELGVAWPSLWRRAHG, from the coding sequence GTGGCCGTCCCCCCGCTCGTGCTCGCCTCCGCCTCCCCCGCCCGGCTGCAGACGCTGCGCAGCGCCGGGCTCGACCCGGAGGTCCTCGTGAGCGGCGTCGACGAGACGCAGGTGACCGGCCCGCCGCCCGAGCTCGCCCTGGAGCTCGCCCGGCGCAAGGCGCGCGCCGTCGCCGCCCTGCGGCCCGACGCCCTCGTCGTCGGCTGCGACTCCGTGCTCGAGCTCGACGGCCGGGCGCTCGGCAAGCCGCGCGACGCCGACGACGCGCGGGCGCGCTGGCGGGAGATGCGCGGGCGCTCGGGCGTGCTGCACACGGGGCACTGCGCCGTCCTCGGCGGCCGGGAGCTCGCCCGCGGGGCCGCCACGACCGTGCACTTCGCGCAGGTGAGCGACGAGGAGGTCGAGGCGTACGTCGCCACCGGCGAGCCGCTCGCCGTCGCCGGCGCGTTCACCGTCGACGGGCTCGGCGGGGCGTTCGTCACCGGCGTCGAGGGCGACCCGCACAACGTCGTCGGCATCAGCCTGCCGCTGCTGCGCGTGCTGCTCGGCGAGCTCGGGGTGGCGTGGCCGTCGCTGTGGCGCCGCGCCCACGGCTAG
- a CDS encoding ABC transporter ATP-binding protein — MSPGAALVCEGVTKTFESVQALSDVTVTISAPATGLLGANGAGKSTLMKVALGLLAPDAGTVRVLGIDAATDRAAVRRRVGYMPEHDCLPTDMSAQDLCVHIAQLRGLSRRDARRRASEVLFAVGLEEERRRSIDTYSLGMRQRTKLAQALVHGPDLVVLDEPTSGLDPAGRREMLAIVRRLSRELGMAVLVSSHLLDDVESTCDEVVVLSSGRLAAQQPVESGPRTGPVALRVTGDVGAFAGALNARGVPTWPTREGDIGITYADDRVLALVRDTAAELGVGLLRLVDEGDQLEDAVVAAMGEHAPAPEVRA, encoded by the coding sequence GTGAGCCCGGGGGCGGCGCTCGTCTGCGAGGGCGTCACCAAGACCTTCGAGTCGGTCCAGGCCCTCTCCGACGTCACCGTGACGATCAGCGCGCCGGCGACCGGCCTGCTCGGGGCCAACGGCGCCGGGAAGTCGACGCTGATGAAGGTCGCGCTCGGCCTGCTGGCGCCCGACGCGGGCACGGTGCGCGTCCTCGGCATCGACGCGGCGACCGACCGCGCGGCCGTGCGCCGGCGGGTCGGCTACATGCCGGAGCACGACTGCCTGCCGACCGACATGTCCGCGCAGGACCTCTGCGTGCACATCGCGCAGCTGCGCGGGCTCAGCCGCCGCGACGCCCGGCGCCGCGCCTCCGAGGTGCTCTTCGCGGTCGGGCTCGAGGAGGAGCGGCGGCGCTCCATCGACACGTACAGCCTGGGCATGCGGCAGCGCACCAAGCTCGCGCAGGCGCTCGTGCACGGCCCCGACCTCGTCGTGCTCGACGAGCCGACGAGCGGGCTGGACCCGGCCGGGCGCCGGGAGATGCTCGCGATCGTGCGCCGGCTCTCCCGCGAGCTCGGCATGGCGGTGCTGGTGAGCTCGCACCTGCTGGACGACGTCGAGTCGACCTGCGACGAGGTGGTCGTGCTGAGCTCCGGGCGGCTCGCGGCCCAGCAGCCGGTGGAGAGCGGACCGCGCACCGGCCCCGTCGCGCTGCGCGTCACGGGCGACGTCGGGGCCTTCGCCGGCGCGCTCAACGCCCGCGGCGTCCCCACCTGGCCGACCCGGGAGGGCGACATCGGGATCACGTACGCCGACGACCGCGTCCTCGCGCTCGTCCGCGACACCGCGGCCGAGCTCGGCGTGGGCCTCCTGCGCCTCGTCGACGAGGGCGACCAGCTCGAGGACGCGGTGGTGGCCGCCATGGGCGAGCACGCCCCGGCACCGGAGGTGAGGGCATGA
- a CDS encoding acetyl/propionyl/methylcrotonyl-CoA carboxylase subunit alpha, which yields MRKVLIANRGEIAVRVARACRDAGLQSVAVYAVPDQNATHARIADEAYSLQGSTPGDSYLDMAKLLDVAQKSGADAVHPGYGFLSENAEFAEAVIAAGLTWIGPPPEAIRALGDKVTARHIAEEVGAPLVPGTPDPVPNAAAVVDFARANGLPIAIKAAYGGGGRGMKVARTMEEIPDLYDSAVREAVTAFGRGECFVERYLDRPRHVETQCLADAYGDVVVVSTRDCSLQRRHQKVVEEAPAPFLTAEQNATLYSASKAILRKAGYVGAGTCEFLVGTDGTISFLEVNTRLQVEHPVSEEVAGIDLVLEQFRLAQGEPLGYDDPPVRGHSIEFRVNGEDPSKGWLPAPGRITRWRPPSGPGVRLDSGVAKDSEVGGAFDSLLCKLIVTGATRPQAIARARRALAEFQIEGLPTALPFHRAVLEAADFTDEPFRVHTRWIETEAHLDLDHYAGPHVSPEGVGDREHVVVEVGGKRLEVVIPEWLTAGAAQVGSAAGKVRRPTRRGGGASAPAIGGDALTAPMQGTIVKVAVEEGQQVAEGDLVVVLEAMKMEQPLTAPKAGVVTGLTAAVGDTLASGARICEIKDPSA from the coding sequence GTGCGCAAGGTCCTCATCGCCAACCGCGGGGAGATCGCCGTGCGCGTCGCCCGCGCCTGCCGCGACGCGGGCCTGCAGAGCGTGGCGGTCTACGCGGTCCCGGACCAGAACGCCACGCACGCGCGGATCGCGGACGAGGCGTACAGCCTGCAGGGCAGCACCCCGGGCGACAGCTACCTCGACATGGCCAAGCTGCTCGACGTCGCCCAGAAGAGCGGCGCCGACGCGGTCCACCCGGGCTACGGCTTCCTGTCGGAGAACGCGGAGTTCGCCGAGGCGGTCATCGCCGCCGGCCTGACGTGGATCGGCCCGCCGCCCGAGGCCATCCGCGCCCTCGGCGACAAGGTCACCGCGCGCCACATCGCCGAGGAGGTCGGCGCGCCGCTCGTGCCCGGCACCCCGGACCCGGTGCCCAACGCCGCGGCGGTCGTCGACTTCGCGCGCGCCAACGGCCTGCCGATCGCCATCAAGGCGGCGTACGGCGGTGGCGGGCGCGGCATGAAGGTCGCCCGCACGATGGAGGAGATCCCCGACCTCTACGACTCCGCGGTCCGCGAGGCCGTGACGGCGTTCGGGCGCGGCGAGTGCTTCGTCGAGCGCTACCTCGACCGCCCGCGCCACGTGGAGACGCAGTGCCTCGCCGACGCGTACGGCGACGTCGTGGTGGTGAGCACCCGCGACTGCTCGCTGCAGCGCCGCCACCAGAAGGTCGTGGAGGAGGCGCCGGCGCCGTTCCTCACCGCCGAGCAGAACGCCACGCTCTACTCCGCCTCGAAGGCGATCCTGCGCAAGGCGGGCTACGTCGGCGCCGGCACCTGCGAGTTCCTCGTCGGGACCGACGGCACCATCTCGTTCCTCGAGGTCAACACCCGCCTGCAGGTCGAGCACCCGGTCTCCGAGGAGGTCGCGGGCATCGACCTCGTGCTCGAGCAGTTCCGCCTCGCGCAGGGCGAGCCGCTCGGCTACGACGACCCGCCGGTCCGCGGGCACTCCATCGAGTTCCGCGTCAACGGCGAGGACCCCTCGAAGGGCTGGCTGCCGGCTCCTGGCCGCATCACCCGCTGGCGCCCGCCGAGCGGGCCCGGCGTGCGGCTCGACTCCGGCGTCGCCAAGGACTCCGAGGTCGGCGGCGCGTTCGACTCGCTGCTGTGCAAGCTCATCGTCACCGGTGCCACCCGCCCGCAGGCCATCGCCCGCGCCCGGCGCGCGCTCGCGGAGTTCCAGATCGAGGGCCTCCCCACAGCGCTGCCGTTCCACCGCGCGGTGCTCGAGGCGGCGGACTTCACCGACGAGCCGTTCCGCGTGCACACGCGCTGGATCGAGACCGAGGCGCACCTCGACCTCGACCACTACGCCGGCCCGCACGTGTCGCCCGAGGGCGTCGGCGACCGCGAGCACGTCGTCGTCGAGGTCGGCGGCAAGCGGCTCGAGGTCGTCATCCCCGAGTGGCTGACCGCCGGCGCGGCGCAGGTCGGGTCCGCCGCCGGGAAGGTACGGCGCCCCACCCGGCGCGGCGGAGGGGCGAGCGCCCCGGCGATCGGCGGGGACGCGCTGACGGCGCCGATGCAGGGCACCATCGTCAAGGTCGCGGTCGAGGAGGGCCAGCAGGTCGCCGAGGGCGACCTCGTCGTGGTCCTGGAGGCCATGAAGATGGAGCAGCCGCTGACCGCGCCCAAGGCCGGCGTCGTCACCGGGCTCACCGCCGCGGTCGGCGACACGCTCGCGAGCGGCGCCCGCATCTGCGAGATCAAGGACCCGTCCGCCTGA
- a CDS encoding ABC transporter ATP-binding protein has protein sequence MSTPTTSSSPVEFSHVSKWYGDTVALSDVSFALRPGVTGLLGHNGAGKSTSLSLLAGYTGPSQGSVRVLGKDPRTDPSVHEQLGVVPDGDGLWPFLTARQTVEMLASQRRVKDPAAAAVTALERVGLTGSADRKVNGFSKGMRQRVKLAQALAHDPQVLILDEPLNGLDPAQRRADVELIRRLGGEGRTVLVSSHVLTEVERMADRLLVVVNGRLVAEGTGAGIRDLMTDRPRSIRIRTPAARELGGRLLAEGVVHGVEIEEDVLVVQTLQALALAGRLPRLARELDVLVHRVEPQGEDLESVFSALTSSARGVGR, from the coding sequence GTGAGCACGCCGACGACCTCCAGCTCGCCGGTCGAGTTCTCCCACGTCAGCAAGTGGTACGGCGACACCGTCGCCCTCTCCGACGTCTCGTTCGCGCTGCGCCCGGGCGTCACCGGCCTGCTCGGCCACAACGGCGCCGGGAAGTCGACGAGCCTGTCGCTGCTCGCGGGCTACACCGGGCCGAGCCAGGGCAGCGTGCGCGTGCTCGGCAAGGACCCGCGCACCGACCCGTCGGTCCACGAGCAGCTCGGCGTCGTCCCCGACGGCGACGGGCTGTGGCCCTTCCTCACCGCGCGCCAGACCGTGGAGATGCTGGCGAGCCAGCGTCGCGTCAAGGACCCGGCCGCCGCCGCGGTGACCGCCCTCGAGCGGGTCGGGCTCACGGGCTCCGCCGACCGCAAGGTCAACGGCTTCTCCAAGGGCATGCGCCAGCGGGTCAAGCTGGCCCAGGCCCTCGCCCACGACCCGCAGGTGCTCATCCTGGACGAGCCGCTCAACGGCCTGGACCCCGCGCAGCGGCGGGCCGACGTCGAGCTCATCCGCCGGCTGGGCGGCGAGGGCCGCACGGTCCTCGTCTCCTCGCACGTGCTGACCGAGGTCGAGCGGATGGCCGACCGGCTGCTCGTGGTCGTCAACGGCCGGCTCGTGGCCGAGGGGACCGGCGCGGGCATCCGCGACCTCATGACCGACCGGCCGCGCAGCATCCGCATCCGCACGCCCGCCGCCCGCGAGCTGGGCGGCCGGCTGCTCGCCGAGGGCGTCGTCCACGGCGTCGAGATCGAGGAGGACGTGCTCGTCGTGCAGACCCTGCAGGCCCTGGCGCTCGCCGGACGGCTGCCCCGCCTCGCCCGCGAGCTCGACGTGCTGGTCCACCGGGTCGAGCCCCAGGGCGAGGACCTCGAGAGCGTCTTCTCGGCGCTCACCTCCTCGGCGCGGGGGGTGGGGCGGTGA